One Peromyscus leucopus breed LL Stock chromosome 6, UCI_PerLeu_2.1, whole genome shotgun sequence genomic region harbors:
- the Spata1 gene encoding spermatogenesis-associated protein 1 isoform X3, with product MSLNPSRPSSSELVELHVFYVPEGSWNYKLNTISIEVINKFISAGFIRVSPQLTLQALRERLGEFLGVDAVAEKFLFLKCIGNNLAVVKEKQESELKLKAFAPPYALQPELYLLPVIDHLGNVYSASSTVTLDEQQNNNDTTEINGTIHRPDSVTLPKDDPGDPAEESQTTQNHPGNSELPGSLEESNDCFGNLKSPFLWKDGDDDDDDTTINRQQAKQVGDKEYTPLPDLIDFPSLPSQRVSSRLIDSSLLKIEREKIIEQMKQVKEERKYLENIREELIKKVEKLFEQNKSKRYHACDSWKKKYFDTKKVTASLEEVLTKLREDLELYYKKLLMQLEAREIKMRPRNLANISDSKNYLIIQITEVQHAIDQLKRKLDTDKMKLILEVKMRKQAVSDLQTLKAELTQKKMSPSFKSPLWSIGCCNTF from the exons ATGTCGCTCAATCCAAGTCGACCTTCTTCATCAGAG TTGGTGGAACTTCATGTTTTTTATGTCCCTGAAGGATCGTGGAACTATAAATTAAATACTATTTCAATAGAAGTTATTAACAAGTTTATTTCTGCTGGATTTATAAG AGTATCTCCTCAACTTACTTTACAAGCTTTGAGGGAGCGCCTTGGTGAGTTTCTTGGTGTAGATGCTGTTGcagaaaaatttttatttctgaaatgcaTTGGAAATAATTTAGCTGTG GTGAAGGAAAAGCAAGAATCAGAActgaaactcaaagcatttgctcctccatat GCTCTTCAACCAGAATTATATTTGCTTCCTGTAATAGATCACTTAGGAAATGTTTATTCAGCATCATCAACAGTTACTTTAGATGAACAGCAGAATAATAATGATACTACAGAGATCAATGGAACAATCCACAGACCAGATAGTGTAACTTTACCAAAGGATGACCCTGGAGATCCAG CTGAGGAAAGCCAGACTACACAAAATCACCCTGGGAATTCCGAGTTGCCAGGATCGTTGGAAGAATCAAATGATTGCTTTGGGAACCTAAAAAG TCCATTTCTTTGGaaagatggtgatgatgatgatgatgatacaacTATCAATAGACAGCAGGCCAAACAG GTGGGTGACAAGGAGTACACCCCCCTACCTGATCTTATTGACTTTCCTTCATTGCCTTCTCAGCGAGTTTCTTCAAGGTTAATTGATTCCTCTTTGTTAAAAATTGAGA GAGAGAAGATTATTGAACAAATGAAAcaagtaaaggaagaaagaaaatatctggaAAATATTAGAGAAGAACTAATTAAAAAAGTTGAAAAACTATTTGAACAAAATAAATCGAAACGATATCATG ccTGTGATAGCTGGAAGAAAAAATACTTTGACACCAAGAAAGTCACAGCATCATTGGAGGAAGTTTTAACAAAACTTCGAGAAGATTTGGAACTTTACTATAAAAAACTCCTGATGCAGCTTGAAGCCAGGGAAATCAAAATGAGACCAAGGAATCTGGCAAACATCTCAGATTCTAAG AATTATCTTATAATCCAGATCACTGAAGTACAGCATGCAATTGACCAACTTAAGAGAAAATTGGACACTGATAAAATGAAACTCATATTAGAAGTTAAG
- the Spata1 gene encoding spermatogenesis-associated protein 1 isoform X4, with the protein MSLNPSRPSSSELVELHVFYVPEGSWNYKLNTISIEVINKFISAGFIRVSPQLTLQALRERLGEFLGVDAVAEKFLFLKCIGNNLAVVKEKQESELKLKAFAPPYALQPELYLLPVIDHLGNVYSASSTVTLDEQQNNNDTTEINGTIHRPDSVTLPKDDPGDPAEESQTTQNHPGNSELPGSLEESNDCFGNLKSPFLWKDGDDDDDDTTINRQQAKQVGDKEYTPLPDLIDFPSLPSQRVSSRLIDSSLLKIEREKIIEQMKQVKEERKYLENIREELIKKVEKLFEQNKSKRYHACDSWKKKYFDTKKVTASLEEVLTKLREDLELYYKKLLMQLEAREIKMRPRNLANISDSKNYLIIQITEVQHAIDQLKRKLDTDKMKLILEVKMRKQAVSDLQTLKAELTQKKMSPSFKSPLFFGSVPT; encoded by the exons ATGTCGCTCAATCCAAGTCGACCTTCTTCATCAGAG TTGGTGGAACTTCATGTTTTTTATGTCCCTGAAGGATCGTGGAACTATAAATTAAATACTATTTCAATAGAAGTTATTAACAAGTTTATTTCTGCTGGATTTATAAG AGTATCTCCTCAACTTACTTTACAAGCTTTGAGGGAGCGCCTTGGTGAGTTTCTTGGTGTAGATGCTGTTGcagaaaaatttttatttctgaaatgcaTTGGAAATAATTTAGCTGTG GTGAAGGAAAAGCAAGAATCAGAActgaaactcaaagcatttgctcctccatat GCTCTTCAACCAGAATTATATTTGCTTCCTGTAATAGATCACTTAGGAAATGTTTATTCAGCATCATCAACAGTTACTTTAGATGAACAGCAGAATAATAATGATACTACAGAGATCAATGGAACAATCCACAGACCAGATAGTGTAACTTTACCAAAGGATGACCCTGGAGATCCAG CTGAGGAAAGCCAGACTACACAAAATCACCCTGGGAATTCCGAGTTGCCAGGATCGTTGGAAGAATCAAATGATTGCTTTGGGAACCTAAAAAG TCCATTTCTTTGGaaagatggtgatgatgatgatgatgatacaacTATCAATAGACAGCAGGCCAAACAG GTGGGTGACAAGGAGTACACCCCCCTACCTGATCTTATTGACTTTCCTTCATTGCCTTCTCAGCGAGTTTCTTCAAGGTTAATTGATTCCTCTTTGTTAAAAATTGAGA GAGAGAAGATTATTGAACAAATGAAAcaagtaaaggaagaaagaaaatatctggaAAATATTAGAGAAGAACTAATTAAAAAAGTTGAAAAACTATTTGAACAAAATAAATCGAAACGATATCATG ccTGTGATAGCTGGAAGAAAAAATACTTTGACACCAAGAAAGTCACAGCATCATTGGAGGAAGTTTTAACAAAACTTCGAGAAGATTTGGAACTTTACTATAAAAAACTCCTGATGCAGCTTGAAGCCAGGGAAATCAAAATGAGACCAAGGAATCTGGCAAACATCTCAGATTCTAAG AATTATCTTATAATCCAGATCACTGAAGTACAGCATGCAATTGACCAACTTAAGAGAAAATTGGACACTGATAAAATGAAACTCATATTAGAAGTTAAG